The following proteins are co-located in the Solanum pennellii chromosome 1, SPENNV200 genome:
- the LOC107008545 gene encoding uncharacterized protein LOC107008545: MATITSATSMIGIQCNFEPPQQYFFNRSIKCSLSIPPISSPNFTLHKLSLHAMPANSFRANASSAIDAPSEELEASSRGGIGANDLLIVGPGVLGRLVAERWREEYPGCQIFGQTMTTDHHDELTKMGISPSSRETKFTFKFPYVIYCAPPSRTEDYPGDVRDAALKWSGEGSFLFTSSSAPYDCSDNGSVDEDGPIVPIGRSPRTDILLKAEEVVLEFGGSVVRLAGLYKEDRGAHTYWLHKGTVDIRPDHILNLIHYEDAASLAVTILKKKPRSRIFLGCDNHPLSRQELMDLVNKSGKFERKFEGFTGTSGPLGKKLNNSKTRAELGWEPKYPSFAQFLGVSD, from the exons ATGGCTACCATAACTTCTGCAACTTCCATGATTGGAATTCAATGCAACTTCGAACCTCCACAGCAATACTTCTTCAACCGTTCTATTAAGTGTTCGCTTTCGATTCCCCCTATTTCAAGCCCTAATTTCACTCTTCACAAGCTTTCGTTACATGCAATGCCGGCCAATTCGTTCCGAGCCAACGCTTCCTCTGCTATAG ACGCTCCAAGTGAAGAATTGGAGGCTTCTTCAAGGGGGGGTATTGGAGCAAATGACTTGTTAATTGTAGGACCTGGAGTTCTTGGGCGTTTAGTGGCTGAAAGGTGGAGAGAG GAATACCCAGGCTGTCAGATTTTTGGGCAGACAATGACCACTGATCACCATGATGAACTTACTAAAATGGGAATTAGTCCATCTTCAAGAGAGACCAAGTTTACGTTTAAGTTCCCTTATGTTATATACTGTGCTCCTCCATCCCGAACTGAAGACTACCCTGGTGATGTTAG GGACGCTGCATTAAAGTGGAGTGGTGAAGGCTCTTTCCTGTTTACCTCAAGCTCTGCACCATATGACTGCTCTGATAATGGATCAGTAGATGAG GATGGTCCCATAGTCCCAATTGGAAGGAGCCCAAGGACTGATATCCTTCTCAAGGCAGAAGAAGTAGTGCTGGAGTTTGGTGGTTCTGTTGTTAGATTGGCGGGTCTTTAT AAGGAAGACAGAGGTGCACACACATATTGGTTACATAAAGGAACTGTGGATATTCGCCCTGATCACATCCTCAATCTTATCCATTATGAG GATGCTGCCTCCTTGGCAGTGACCATATTGAAGAAGAAGCCCCGCAGTCGGAtttttttgggttgtgacaaccACCCCTTGTCCAG GCAGGAACTAATGGACTTGGTCAATAAAAGTGGAAAGTTTGAGAGGAAGTTTGAGGGTTTTACTG GAACTAGTGGTCCTCTGGGGAAGAAGTTAAACAATTCAAAAACTCGTGCTGAGCTAGGATGGGAGCCTAAATATCCAAGTTTCGCTCAGTTCCTTGGAGTTTCAGATTAA